From the Gossypium hirsutum isolate 1008001.06 chromosome A02, Gossypium_hirsutum_v2.1, whole genome shotgun sequence genome, the window GACTTGGGGGCAAGGGTTGTCCCAGTGGTGGTGGTGGAGAGGAAGGTGGGCACAACAATGGTGATGGagctagaggtggtaatggtgGTGGTGGAGCTAGAGGTGGGCATGGTAATGGTGGTGGAGAGGAAGGTGGGCACAACAATGGTGGTGGAGCtagaggtggtggtggtggtggtggtggtggaggagCTGGAAGTGAAAATGGCGATAGTGAAAATGGATACCATTAATATTAGAAACTTCacaatgcatgcatgcatgtatcaaaatacaataatatttattaatccaAAATGAggcatatatatttatttatataaatattgttTTGCCTCTTCCTATGCATTCTACCTACTTTaatatatgatatca encodes:
- the LOC121211002 gene encoding glycine-rich protein DOT1-like; the protein is MWGNSYGGHGGGAKDGHGKNVVSTKEEKEKYLTQGGVVGLGGKGCPSGGGGEEGGHNNGDGARGGNGGGGARGGHGNGGGEEGGHNNGGGARGGGGGGGGGGAGSENGDSENGYH